A genome region from Nitrosopumilus sp. includes the following:
- a CDS encoding VOC family protein — protein sequence MKISAVTFFVKNMDLAVKFYSNIPGFEIVYSSPETKFVTFKIENQFLNLEHNQNEACDFGRIILHVKDVDKTYHHLKQSAFSGRIETVPTDARWGERFFYIRDPDNHQIAIATPL from the coding sequence TTGAAAATATCTGCAGTAACTTTTTTTGTAAAGAATATGGATTTAGCAGTAAAATTTTATTCAAATATTCCGGGATTTGAGATTGTATATAGCAGTCCAGAAACAAAATTTGTTACTTTCAAGATAGAAAACCAGTTTCTCAACTTGGAGCACAATCAAAATGAAGCATGTGATTTTGGAAGGATTATTTTACATGTTAAAGATGTTGACAAGACATATCATCATTTAAAACAATCTGCATTTTCGGGTAGAATTGAGACAGTACCAACTGACGCAAGATGGGGTGAGAGATTTTTCTATATACGAGATCCAGACAATCATCAAATTGCAATTGCAACACCTCTCTGA
- a CDS encoding Hsp20/alpha crystallin family protein gives MWFDTEFDKMFQRLSNRFFTPDDVIETPSNGQVQTFGPYYYGYQMTVGPDGKAHVKEWGNVRPNTPVAIGESGTRQPAVDEIFDEKARILKLVAEMPGIEKSDIKVNIAKGVIDLTAEHGERKYHCSVPLKYKVDENSAKANYANGILEVQIKVPEEKTIPVI, from the coding sequence ATGTGGTTTGATACCGAATTTGACAAAATGTTTCAAAGACTGTCGAACCGCTTTTTTACTCCGGACGACGTCATTGAAACCCCAAGTAATGGCCAAGTCCAGACTTTTGGACCATATTACTATGGCTATCAGATGACCGTAGGCCCTGATGGAAAAGCCCATGTAAAAGAATGGGGAAATGTTAGACCAAATACACCAGTAGCTATTGGTGAATCAGGTACTAGACAGCCTGCAGTTGATGAGATATTTGATGAAAAGGCAAGGATTCTCAAGTTGGTAGCTGAGATGCCAGGAATTGAAAAATCGGACATCAAAGTAAATATTGCAAAAGGGGTAATTGACCTAACTGCAGAACATGGTGAACGAAAATATCATTGCAGTGTACCTCTAAAGTACAAAGTAGATGAAAACTCTGCTAAGGCAAACTATGCAAATGGTATTCTTGAGGTCCAGATTAAAGTACCTGAGGAGAAAACAATCCCTGTGATTTAG
- the ilvD gene encoding dihydroxy-acid dehydratase, translating into MEISSKNVVEGTSRAPQRAMYKAMGLDDDDLSKQFIGVCHTGNEATPCNIHLPRLALKAKQGVSDTGATPREFSTIAVSDGIAMGHEGMKSSLVSREVIADSIELMVRAHQYDALVGIAGCDKSLPGTMMAMARLNVPSVFVYGGTIMPGMLDGQELTIVDVYEAVGAYDSGQLSLESLKNIENTACPSSGSCGGMFTANTMASISEAIGLALPGSASPPAEDDRRDKMVYDTGVACAKLLEMNIRPKEILSFEAFENAITMLNSVGGSTNGILHLLALANEVNINLSYDDFERIRKKTPHLADMKPGGNYVMNSLDKIGGIPFVLKKLLEKGLLNENCMTVTGKSIKENLLSIKIQDTEQHIVRSIENPLHKVGTAVILKGSLAPEGAVIKTAGVEMTRFTGKARVFDREEYAFDAVAKGEIDEGHVVVIRYEGPKGGPGMREMLATTAALVGQGLGKKVAMVTDGRFSGGTRGFMVGHVAPEAYVGGPIALVKNDDEITIDTETNTIDLHVSEDELEIRRKQWSKPKPNYTTGALAKYASLVGSAAQGAITTPIL; encoded by the coding sequence ATGGAAATTTCTAGCAAAAATGTCGTAGAAGGGACATCGCGAGCACCACAAAGAGCAATGTACAAAGCTATGGGGCTTGATGATGATGATTTATCTAAACAATTTATCGGCGTATGTCATACCGGAAATGAAGCCACACCGTGTAATATTCATCTGCCAAGATTAGCTCTCAAAGCTAAACAAGGAGTATCTGATACAGGGGCAACACCAAGAGAATTTTCAACAATAGCAGTAAGTGATGGAATTGCAATGGGACATGAAGGAATGAAATCATCACTTGTATCTCGTGAGGTTATTGCAGATTCAATTGAATTAATGGTCAGAGCACATCAATATGATGCACTAGTAGGTATTGCGGGATGTGACAAAAGTTTACCTGGTACCATGATGGCAATGGCCCGACTAAATGTACCATCAGTGTTTGTCTATGGTGGAACCATTATGCCAGGAATGCTAGATGGACAGGAATTAACAATTGTGGATGTATATGAAGCAGTAGGTGCATATGACTCTGGACAATTATCACTTGAATCATTAAAAAATATTGAGAATACTGCATGCCCAAGTTCAGGTTCTTGTGGGGGCATGTTCACCGCAAATACAATGGCATCAATTTCTGAGGCTATAGGACTTGCACTACCCGGAAGCGCCAGTCCTCCTGCAGAAGATGACAGACGAGACAAGATGGTATATGATACAGGAGTTGCGTGTGCCAAACTATTGGAGATGAACATTAGACCTAAAGAAATTTTGAGTTTTGAAGCATTTGAAAATGCAATCACGATGTTAAATTCTGTAGGAGGATCGACTAATGGGATTTTACATTTGCTTGCACTTGCAAATGAAGTAAATATCAATTTGAGTTATGATGATTTTGAAAGGATTAGAAAGAAAACACCTCATTTAGCAGATATGAAACCAGGTGGAAATTATGTGATGAATTCCCTTGACAAGATTGGAGGGATACCCTTTGTTTTAAAGAAATTACTTGAGAAGGGATTGCTTAATGAAAACTGTATGACAGTTACAGGGAAATCAATCAAAGAAAATCTTTTGTCTATTAAGATACAAGATACTGAGCAACACATTGTCAGATCCATTGAAAATCCTCTTCATAAAGTAGGAACTGCCGTAATTTTGAAAGGAAGTTTAGCTCCGGAAGGAGCAGTAATCAAGACTGCAGGGGTAGAGATGACAAGATTTACTGGAAAGGCACGTGTGTTTGATAGAGAAGAATATGCATTTGACGCTGTTGCAAAAGGAGAGATAGATGAAGGTCATGTGGTAGTAATCCGATATGAAGGGCCAAAAGGTGGTCCTGGAATGAGAGAGATGCTAGCAACAACTGCTGCACTTGTAGGACAGGGATTAGGGAAAAAAGTAGCAATGGTAACTGATGGGAGATTTTCTGGAGGAACACGTGGATTTATGGTGGGTCATGTTGCACCAGAAGCTTATGTTGGGGGCCCAATCGCATTGGTAAAAAATGATGATGAAATCACAATAGATACAGAGACTAATACTATTGATCTCCATGTATCTGAAGACGAGTTAGAAATTAGAAGAAAACAATGGAGTAAACCCAAACCAAATTACACCACAGGAGCACTTGCTAAATATGCATCCCTAGTGGGCTCTGCTGCACAAGGTGCTATTACAACACCAATTCTGTAA
- a CDS encoding DEAD/DEAH box helicase family protein, whose translation MLSLLENFPDQFTPREIQKEIISKMESNLKSGFKKIILCAPTGVGKSLVGATISRYFDSSFTITASKHLQDQYIKDTPFLKPIKGKQNFPCPKLMSSEKVENMVRAMRWGLTCDKGVCQERVNKNGKEVFEVCKFKPTIKQVEENTYDSQCCPYYLQKYQALTSKHSLWNYHAFFTIMKFNKKLFADYLDRKVTVFDEAHKIEDQIIQFVGFDIFSGQVDECNLNTKKYDFTDLDSVIQLTDDMAYSYANKIKDIKESPAFQKEPDYELIAGLERRYNRTAQAKIDILTDKENFVVNDPVKDFNGNFKTISVKPIDVSKFAESFFETEYQLFMSATIDKSSFCENMGLKKEDVAFVDTAKSPFPIEHRKIDLLNIRRLSYGSTEEDEIEVIKTIDRILDEHSTERGLILTSSIPRCQKIIRYLSPKNTKRIRICHSRNKDGKTQDDIITEHASDPTGVLLSSSLWEGVDLKDDLSRFQIIAKVPYPNYTERRTKAKMNKFPLWYTSQTLTKLLQGFGRSIRSENDWARTYVLDTAANNVFFKAQQMIPNAYYDVLGMENL comes from the coding sequence ATCCTGTCTCTTTTAGAAAATTTTCCCGATCAATTTACTCCACGAGAAATTCAAAAAGAGATCATTTCTAAAATGGAATCTAACTTAAAATCAGGTTTTAAAAAAATCATTCTTTGTGCACCAACAGGGGTAGGTAAATCTCTTGTTGGTGCTACCATTTCAAGATATTTTGATAGTTCTTTTACTATTACGGCGTCAAAACATCTTCAAGATCAGTATATCAAAGATACCCCATTTCTAAAACCCATTAAGGGAAAACAAAATTTCCCATGCCCTAAACTCATGTCTTCAGAGAAAGTAGAAAATATGGTTAGAGCAATGCGATGGGGATTGACATGCGATAAGGGAGTATGTCAAGAAAGAGTAAACAAAAATGGTAAAGAAGTCTTCGAGGTCTGTAAATTCAAGCCTACAATAAAACAAGTTGAAGAAAACACATATGATTCACAATGCTGCCCTTATTATCTACAGAAATATCAAGCTCTTACCTCAAAACACTCCCTTTGGAATTACCATGCATTTTTCACCATTATGAAATTTAACAAAAAATTGTTTGCAGATTATCTAGATAGAAAAGTCACTGTTTTTGATGAGGCTCATAAAATTGAAGACCAGATAATCCAATTTGTGGGGTTTGACATCTTTAGTGGACAAGTAGATGAATGTAATCTTAATACAAAGAAGTATGATTTTACAGATTTAGATTCTGTAATACAGCTAACTGATGACATGGCATATTCGTATGCAAATAAAATCAAAGATATTAAAGAAAGTCCTGCTTTTCAAAAAGAACCAGATTATGAATTAATTGCAGGGTTAGAACGGCGATATAATAGAACTGCACAAGCTAAAATAGACATTCTTACAGACAAAGAAAATTTTGTTGTAAATGATCCAGTTAAAGATTTTAATGGAAATTTCAAGACTATTTCTGTAAAACCAATAGATGTTTCAAAATTTGCAGAGTCATTTTTTGAAACTGAATACCAATTATTTATGTCTGCAACAATAGATAAATCAAGTTTCTGTGAAAATATGGGTCTAAAAAAAGAGGACGTCGCATTTGTTGACACTGCAAAATCTCCATTCCCTATTGAGCATAGAAAAATTGATCTTCTTAATATCAGACGATTAAGTTATGGTTCAACTGAGGAGGATGAGATCGAGGTGATTAAAACAATTGACAGAATTTTAGATGAGCATTCCACTGAGCGGGGATTAATATTGACATCATCTATTCCAAGGTGTCAGAAAATAATTCGTTATCTGTCTCCTAAAAATACTAAAAGAATTAGAATCTGTCATAGCAGAAACAAAGATGGAAAAACACAAGATGATATAATTACCGAACATGCATCCGATCCTACAGGAGTACTACTTTCATCCTCATTATGGGAAGGAGTAGATTTGAAAGATGATTTATCCAGGTTTCAGATTATAGCAAAAGTTCCATATCCAAATTATACCGAAAGGAGAACCAAAGCAAAAATGAACAAATTTCCTTTGTGGTATACATCTCAAACCCTCACAAAATTGTTACAAGGATTTGGCCGCTCAATTAGGAGTGAAAATGATTGGGCAAGAACATATGTCCTTGATACTGCTGCAAATAATGTTTTTTTTAAAGCACAGCAAATGATTCCAAATGCATACTATGATGTTTTAGGAATGGAGAATCTGTAG
- a CDS encoding HAD-IA family hydrolase has translation MSNTIIFDFDGTIADTLNSVVKIVNDHAEHFGYKKVTKEDIPYLQGKKPREILSYLGISIFKLPSWIKKIHSEINKEITNMTPTVNISPLLSELYHDEHFQIGILTSNTQENVKQFLDKNELDFFDFIRTGKSVFGKSHIINKIIKQRHVDKNEVFYVCDEVRDIEAARKSGIKSIAVTWGYNTKDALIKENPDFLVNSLDELRNVIIS, from the coding sequence ATGAGTAATACTATCATTTTTGATTTTGATGGAACTATTGCAGATACCTTGAATTCTGTTGTTAAGATAGTCAACGATCATGCGGAACATTTTGGCTACAAAAAAGTCACAAAGGAAGACATCCCATATCTGCAAGGAAAGAAGCCAAGAGAAATTCTTTCATATCTTGGAATTTCCATCTTCAAACTTCCATCATGGATAAAGAAAATACATTCAGAAATAAACAAGGAGATAACCAACATGACACCAACAGTAAATATTTCCCCACTATTGTCTGAACTATATCATGACGAGCATTTCCAAATAGGAATTTTAACATCAAACACACAGGAAAATGTGAAGCAGTTTCTTGATAAGAATGAATTGGATTTTTTTGATTTTATCCGTACTGGAAAAAGTGTATTTGGAAAGAGTCACATTATCAACAAGATCATAAAACAAAGACATGTAGACAAAAATGAAGTATTTTATGTGTGTGATGAAGTGAGAGATATAGAGGCTGCCAGAAAATCTGGAATTAAGTCAATTGCAGTTACATGGGGGTATAACACAAAGGATGCACTAATAAAAGAAAATCCTGATTTTTTGGTTAACTCGCTAGATGAATTAAGAAATGTAATTATCTCATAA
- a CDS encoding MarR family transcriptional regulator: MAGGKKSTTATKDKSTGTKDSKKSKKDKGESGAARKAEISVKVNEQQAMKIIQNSKVVTVQDLARQTGVKISAANKFLKESAIKGTVKRVGGYSGHRLYQAVSS, encoded by the coding sequence ATGGCCGGAGGAAAGAAATCTACAACAGCGACCAAAGATAAATCTACAGGTACCAAAGATTCCAAAAAAAGTAAAAAGGATAAAGGAGAAAGTGGTGCAGCAAGAAAAGCAGAGATATCAGTCAAGGTTAATGAACAACAGGCAATGAAAATTATTCAAAACTCAAAAGTAGTTACAGTACAAGATCTTGCTAGACAAACAGGAGTCAAAATTTCAGCAGCAAATAAATTTCTAAAAGAATCCGCAATCAAAGGAACAGTAAAAAGAGTGGGCGGTTATTCAGGGCATCGTTTGTATCAAGCAGTCTCTTCATAA
- a CDS encoding fused MFS/spermidine synthase codes for MTRVRSISRFSQDGLWNLRILTFTSGAIVMALEIVTSRILTPVFGSTIYTWGSLIGVILSGLSLGYFLGGKFADCHPSFEKICAIVFSVGIFIVGIPFFATSVVDFSTFVLPVTQYTPLLATFLLLIIPSILLGFVSPYVVKLGTSSLQKIGNVSGNLYSVATIGSILGTFLTVFVLIPNIAVNQIIFGLGITLIASSLIGLKKPPKAIAVIIVLVLIIPWYSFPTNTITHNGVLIYETETLFSHLDITQFGSNISMYLDGMRHSSMNPNKPLDLVIDYTEYFHLGMLFNPSASNVLFVGGGGFTGPKNFLALYPDIKVDVIEIDPGVVEAARTYFDLQDDPRMNIFVDDARKHLATFDKKYDIVVLDAYSANYVPYHLMTDEFFEILEERMESDGVVVSNVIGSIEGDNSKLARAIYKTMKETFPVAYVFPTENLPTNIQNLMIVSSNNPYEFDRITLLELAKNSPADYLVDELSKQNHFYEGIIKTSDVPFLTDQLNPAEVLTNPLTNRSYMQDSQDQQIEKKEHRNDSINLGIGIVLSVIAAAWLFYFRKEIWNSNSFRLKKER; via the coding sequence ATGACAAGAGTTCGGTCTATTTCGAGATTTAGTCAGGATGGATTATGGAATCTTAGAATTCTAACATTTACTTCTGGAGCAATTGTCATGGCATTAGAGATTGTAACAAGCAGAATTCTTACCCCTGTATTTGGCAGTACCATATACACATGGGGTAGCTTAATTGGAGTAATACTTAGCGGTCTTAGCTTAGGTTATTTTCTAGGAGGCAAGTTTGCTGACTGTCATCCAAGCTTTGAGAAGATTTGTGCAATCGTTTTCTCTGTAGGAATATTCATTGTGGGAATACCGTTTTTTGCTACATCTGTTGTAGATTTTTCTACTTTTGTATTGCCTGTTACTCAATACACTCCGCTGTTGGCAACATTTCTTCTCCTAATTATCCCGTCAATTTTGTTAGGATTTGTCTCTCCATATGTTGTAAAACTTGGCACAAGTTCATTGCAAAAGATTGGCAACGTTTCAGGAAATCTCTACTCTGTTGCTACCATCGGAAGTATTCTTGGAACGTTTTTGACAGTTTTTGTATTAATTCCAAATATTGCAGTAAACCAGATAATTTTTGGGCTTGGAATAACACTAATTGCAAGTTCTCTTATAGGTCTGAAAAAACCTCCCAAAGCAATTGCAGTTATCATTGTATTAGTCTTGATAATTCCATGGTACTCGTTTCCAACAAACACCATTACTCACAATGGCGTACTAATCTATGAAACAGAGACGCTTTTCAGCCATTTGGATATCACTCAATTTGGAAGTAATATTAGCATGTATCTTGATGGTATGAGACATAGTTCGATGAATCCAAACAAACCGCTTGACTTGGTGATAGACTATACTGAATATTTTCATCTTGGAATGTTGTTTAATCCCTCAGCATCTAATGTACTGTTTGTGGGAGGGGGAGGTTTTACGGGACCAAAAAACTTTCTGGCATTATATCCAGACATAAAGGTAGACGTAATTGAGATTGATCCAGGAGTAGTTGAGGCTGCAAGGACTTATTTTGATCTTCAGGACGATCCAAGGATGAACATATTTGTTGATGATGCAAGAAAACATCTTGCTACGTTTGACAAAAAATACGACATTGTTGTTCTAGATGCATATTCTGCAAATTACGTCCCATATCACTTGATGACAGATGAGTTCTTTGAGATTCTAGAGGAAAGAATGGAGTCAGATGGCGTCGTAGTGTCCAATGTTATAGGATCAATTGAAGGGGACAACTCCAAACTTGCAAGGGCAATATACAAGACTATGAAGGAGACCTTCCCTGTTGCATATGTTTTTCCTACTGAAAACCTGCCAACCAACATTCAAAATCTTATGATAGTGTCATCTAACAATCCATACGAGTTTGACAGGATTACACTATTGGAGTTGGCAAAAAATAGTCCTGCAGACTATCTTGTAGATGAACTAAGTAAACAAAATCATTTCTACGAGGGAATCATAAAGACATCAGACGTACCGTTTCTTACTGACCAACTCAATCCTGCTGAAGTTTTGACAAATCCTCTTACAAACAGGTCATACATGCAGGACTCTCAAGACCAACAGATTGAAAAGAAAGAACACAGAAACGATTCAATTAATTTGGGAATTGGTATAGTACTATCTGTTATTGCAGCAGCTTGGCTGTTTTATTTTAGAAAAGAGATATGGAATTCTAACTCCTTTAGGTTAAAGAAAGAAAGATAG
- a CDS encoding dihydrofolate reductase family protein, which translates to MTKVLVYIASSLDGYIARENGAIDWLPETAESGYDAFYNSIDTVIMGKTTYDQILTFGEYPYKDKKSFVFTRSTQNKEENIEFVSDVEKFVKDGFPGAGENIWLVGGAKIIASFLNQGAVDEIIISVIPILLGKGIHLFKNIENETKLELVKTVKYEKLADLHYNVLK; encoded by the coding sequence GTGACAAAAGTTCTAGTGTATATCGCATCAAGCTTGGATGGATACATAGCGAGGGAAAACGGTGCAATTGATTGGCTGCCAGAAACTGCTGAATCTGGATATGATGCATTTTACAACTCAATAGATACCGTGATTATGGGTAAAACCACATATGACCAAATACTAACTTTTGGAGAATATCCATACAAAGACAAAAAATCATTTGTTTTTACCAGGTCTACTCAAAATAAAGAGGAAAATATTGAATTTGTGTCTGATGTTGAGAAATTTGTAAAAGATGGTTTTCCAGGAGCAGGAGAAAACATTTGGCTAGTTGGTGGTGCAAAAATTATTGCATCTTTTCTTAATCAAGGGGCTGTAGATGAGATAATCATATCTGTGATTCCAATTCTTTTAGGCAAAGGAATACATCTCTTCAAAAATATAGAAAATGAGACAAAACTTGAACTTGTTAAAACTGTAAAATATGAAAAATTAGCTGATTTACATTATAACGTTTTGAAATAA
- the speY gene encoding deoxyhypusine synthase — MDPHRFHGKDIPHIKLDPKMTIEDLVDVFASSGYNGRQLGDAAKLYAKMIEDDAIICLTVSGAMTPVGFGGIIKTLIERGFIDWIVTTGANVYHEDHFAWGLPVKQGSFDVDDMKLYENEIVRIRDVYIKFKETLEAEDMLIQNMFGEDFPDRPFTTAEFCNRMGKISKEKAKYPEKSFITTAYEYDVPVYISTIKDSSLALNLAVHRLKGKIYNLDFVREIIEQAAILYGSKKSGILELGGGVPKNTAQQTGPMLDQILKRSDGGQDYIIQITDARPDTGGLSGATLQEGKSWGKVQDAHHDMVTVYADTTIAFPILALYVLSNQKKRKPKRLYKQLDKLYEKLSDDYFKNPANKVKKLKKKN; from the coding sequence ATGGACCCACATAGATTTCATGGTAAAGACATACCTCACATAAAACTAGATCCAAAAATGACCATAGAAGATTTAGTGGATGTGTTTGCAAGTTCAGGGTATAACGGTAGACAGCTTGGAGATGCAGCTAAACTTTATGCAAAAATGATTGAGGATGATGCAATAATTTGTCTTACTGTTTCTGGAGCAATGACACCAGTAGGGTTTGGTGGAATAATCAAAACACTAATCGAACGTGGGTTTATAGATTGGATTGTAACCACAGGTGCCAACGTATACCATGAAGATCATTTTGCATGGGGGTTACCTGTCAAACAAGGAAGTTTTGACGTAGATGATATGAAATTGTATGAAAATGAGATTGTTAGAATTAGGGATGTCTACATCAAATTTAAAGAAACGTTGGAAGCTGAAGACATGTTAATTCAAAATATGTTTGGAGAAGATTTTCCAGATAGACCATTTACCACAGCAGAATTTTGCAATAGGATGGGAAAGATTAGTAAAGAAAAGGCAAAATATCCCGAAAAAAGTTTCATTACGACAGCTTACGAGTATGATGTTCCAGTGTACATCTCAACAATAAAAGATTCATCACTTGCACTAAATTTAGCTGTTCATAGACTAAAAGGCAAAATATACAATCTTGACTTTGTTAGAGAGATAATTGAACAAGCAGCAATCCTATATGGTTCAAAAAAATCAGGAATCTTAGAGCTTGGAGGAGGAGTTCCAAAAAATACAGCTCAACAAACAGGTCCGATGCTAGATCAAATTTTAAAAAGGAGTGATGGAGGTCAAGATTACATTATACAAATTACAGATGCACGACCAGATACAGGAGGCTTATCAGGTGCAACATTGCAAGAAGGTAAAAGCTGGGGTAAAGTGCAAGATGCACATCATGATATGGTGACAGTTTATGCAGATACAACAATTGCTTTTCCAATTCTTGCACTGTATGTTTTAAGTAATCAAAAAAAAAGAAAACCAAAACGACTCTACAAACAATTAGACAAACTATACGAAAAACTTAGTGATGATTATTTTAAAAATCCTGCAAACAAAGTAAAGAAGTTAAAAAAGAAAAATTAA
- a CDS encoding PD-(D/E)XK nuclease family protein, protein MANFAQMLKAREPILLDRDDGHWYQTKFDKIYPSISTVLSATASEEKKNGLSQWRENEPAHEYITAQAQHVGTQSHKIIEDYLNNILSYDEYDLLPIAHFNNLRPFLENISDIICIEQKMYSDKLKVAGTSDLIAKYNGELSIIDYKTKRKPQVDDFMYEYYLQTTTYAQMFHEVTGQKINQVVILVSSEKNTRQEFIKSCDDYIEPINKRVEKFYLSNLL, encoded by the coding sequence ATGGCAAATTTTGCCCAGATGTTAAAGGCAAGAGAGCCTATTTTACTTGACAGAGATGACGGTCATTGGTATCAAACAAAATTTGATAAGATCTATCCATCCATCAGCACTGTTTTGTCAGCTACGGCATCTGAGGAAAAGAAGAATGGACTCTCACAATGGCGAGAAAATGAACCTGCACATGAATACATCACTGCACAGGCTCAGCATGTCGGAACCCAGTCCCACAAAATAATTGAGGATTATCTGAATAATATTCTGTCATATGATGAATATGATTTACTTCCAATTGCTCATTTTAATAATCTAAGGCCATTTCTTGAAAATATTTCAGATATAATATGTATTGAACAGAAAATGTATTCTGACAAACTCAAAGTTGCAGGAACAAGTGATCTTATTGCAAAATATAATGGAGAACTATCCATAATAGATTACAAGACAAAAAGAAAACCCCAAGTTGATGATTTTATGTATGAATATTATTTACAAACTACAACTTATGCTCAAATGTTTCATGAGGTAACAGGTCAGAAAATTAATCAAGTGGTGATTTTAGTTAGTAGTGAAAAAAATACTCGACAGGAATTCATAAAATCATGTGATGATTATATTGAACCAATCAATAAAAGAGTGGAAAAATTTTATTTGAGTAATTTACTGTGA
- a CDS encoding cyclophilin-like fold protein, giving the protein MEIRGKSKILCDLKRHLSPRTVGIIMRSLPLEGHAHQLGNSIFYFETNIDSGIERSRSEFKKGDVAFLPSTGSICFFTNNVAPGKTMTPIGKLGENIDALNNVTSGDVFCIYEETA; this is encoded by the coding sequence TTGGAAATTCGTGGAAAATCAAAAATTTTATGTGATCTTAAACGTCATCTGTCGCCAAGAACTGTTGGAATAATCATGAGATCGTTACCTTTAGAAGGGCATGCTCATCAGCTAGGAAATAGTATTTTTTATTTTGAAACAAATATTGATTCTGGAATTGAAAGATCAAGATCTGAATTCAAAAAAGGTGATGTGGCATTTTTACCTTCTACTGGGAGTATCTGTTTTTTTACTAACAATGTTGCACCTGGGAAAACTATGACTCCTATTGGAAAATTGGGCGAAAACATAGACGCATTAAACAATGTAACATCTGGAGATGTTTTTTGTATTTATGAAGAGACTGCTTGA
- a CDS encoding adenylate/guanylate cyclase domain-containing protein: MHSNSSAKDMAKKGLDNLLSNKSQNIVDVMLGRENTQTVSSDMLVEEVQKRVWNALKQDQQYSDVITDSDRFLRDNVFSSTTMIVMYVDLVGSTQMVMDLPQKQLAMIVSSFAQEMGYVIKQHNGYILKYVGDAVIGYFAEKGSVANIADSSVSCAESMLKVVKTGINPVLQQYDYPDLAIKIGIDFGENTIIRYGDNEEESHVDLLGPSMNMAAKIQGHAQPDQILIGDQVYKKLDSAIQEYFEQVKWKDSIWNYRNKVTGKIYPVYAYVGK, from the coding sequence ATGCATTCAAATAGTTCCGCAAAAGACATGGCAAAAAAAGGACTAGACAATTTACTTTCAAACAAAAGCCAAAATATAGTAGATGTTATGTTGGGACGAGAGAATACACAGACAGTAAGCTCGGATATGCTTGTAGAGGAAGTCCAGAAAAGAGTATGGAATGCACTCAAACAAGATCAACAGTACTCTGATGTTATCACTGATTCTGATAGATTTCTTCGCGATAATGTTTTTTCTAGTACAACAATGATTGTAATGTATGTGGATCTGGTAGGCTCCACACAGATGGTCATGGACCTTCCACAAAAACAATTGGCCATGATAGTAAGCTCATTTGCTCAGGAAATGGGATATGTTATAAAACAACATAATGGGTATATTCTAAAATACGTAGGAGATGCAGTAATAGGTTACTTTGCAGAAAAAGGAAGTGTTGCCAACATTGCAGACAGTTCAGTTAGTTGTGCAGAATCAATGCTTAAAGTAGTAAAAACAGGAATTAATCCAGTTTTACAGCAATATGACTACCCTGATCTTGCCATAAAAATTGGAATTGATTTTGGGGAGAACACAATCATTCGTTATGGGGATAATGAGGAAGAATCACACGTTGATCTCCTTGGACCTTCAATGAACATGGCGGCTAAAATACAGGGTCATGCTCAACCAGACCAGATTCTAATAGGAGATCAAGTTTACAAAAAACTAGACTCTGCCATACAGGAATATTTTGAGCAAGTCAAATGGAAAGATAGTATCTGGAATTATAGAAATAAAGTTACTGGAAAAATATATCCAGTTTATGCATATGTTGGGAAATAG